A stretch of the Lolium perenne isolate Kyuss_39 chromosome 3, Kyuss_2.0, whole genome shotgun sequence genome encodes the following:
- the LOC127346126 gene encoding protein NETWORKED 2A has protein sequence MLQRAASNAYSWWWASHIRTKQSKWLDNHLQDMEHRVKCMLLLLGEEADSFSKRAEMYYKRRPEVITQVEEVYRAYRGLADRYDIMSGELHKANHTIATAFPDQVQYAMLQEEDDNVPKAFTPVDPRKIHKSTVDGLLKKKKGEGAKLGGAKDAPAPINKENAREEISRLQKAILVMQTEKEFIKNSYESGIAKYWDLEKEINESQEKVCQFQDKFDESVVIEDDEARALMTATALKSCEDTIVRLQEQRKTAARQALDESERVKVLREKLKPILDEHGKSLPDLSEKNIRKNHVTEMGDVYHVKLGELEMQTIVDKIKEHFERDCNISMEEITEQIDDLVNTVVDLELMVSSQTSQIDRMRRENDELENSVKTLEEEKGLSEMEEKLKQVEEELVKVQALESSFHKDESTVRSNFTEAINRFSDFADMLQAPVCEHQAGSGAHMSAAATEEEAPPTEPSDKSFADDIKEEIKEVVMADHSDVPPQVPEPQENTTTEAASGAAVAAAPVDLPKTEAAGSTDVSVDGTKSADNGHDKISRPGSLARLRHISTDNLGESEEQEEKMKQEGSAVEMAKLQERLMDGLEDKEKVLLSEYTSLLEDYKDTKKKLVDVEKKNQDCLNEIRSLRELIGEKERNCIVERGSRGHRRTPSYGHQRRQSLSSISRLIRMGSSVQEGNSESSDTASDSGLDDLRLPSIAEVENPSPLEEKFRKDIDTLLEENLEFWMKFSSSLQRVQEFQSRYEDLQTAKADGGDGEKKLRALKTELQVWSEQNAMLRGELQCRFTSLCDIQEEISAALEMDTDAAEEAEEGAPRFTSYSAGKFQGEVLNMQQENNRVSDELQSGLDHVKTLQSEIEKKLSEGVNLSSSTSAAEGEPTEGSTAVVLARVPSKAKVPLQSFLFPTKAKKPSLFARVTPAMLHKQQVDMKFLARLPR, from the exons ATGCTGCAGCGGGCGGCGAGCAATGCATACTCATGGTGGTGGGCGAGCCACATCCGCACCAAACAGTCCAAATGGCTCGACAATCACCTCCAAG ATATGGAGCACAGAGTCAAGTGTATGCTCTTACTTCTTGGAGAGGAGGCCGATTCCTTTTCAAAGAGAGCAGAGATGTACTACAAGAGGCGGCCTGAGGTGATCACTCAGGTAGAAGAAGTATACAGAGCATACAGGGGCCTTGCCGACCGGTATGACATCATGTCAGGGGAGCTGCACAAAGCAAACCACACAATCGCAACAGCCTTCCCTGACCAGGTTCAGTACGCGATGCTGCAAGAGGAGGACGACAATGTCCCAAAGGCATTTACCCCGGTTGACCCGCGCAAGATCCACAAGTCGACCGTCGACGGGTtgttgaagaagaagaaaggagaaGGTGCAAAGCTCGGCGGGGCAAAGGATGCCCCAGCTCCGATCAACAAGGAGAACGCGCGGGAGGAGATCAGCAGGCTGCAGAAGGCTATACTTGTGATGCAGACCGAGAAGGAGTTCATCAAGAACTCCTATGAGAGTGGCATTGCCAAGTACTGGGATCTCGAGAAGGAAATCAATGAGAGTCAAGAAAAAGTTTGCCAGTTCCAAGATAAGTTTGATGAGAGCGTGGTGATCGAGGACGATGAGGCCAGGGCCTTGATGACAGCGACTGCCCTCAAATCCTGTGAAGACACCATTGTTAGACTGCAAGAACAGCGTAAGACGGCTGCCAGGCAGGCATTGGATGAGTCAGAACGAGTCAAGGTATTGAGAGAGAAGCTGAAGCCTATATTGGATGAACATGGTAAATCTCTACCAGATCTGTCTGAGAAGAACATAAGAAAGAATCATGTGACAGAGATGGGGGATGTGTACCATGTGAAGCTGGGTGAGCTGGAGATGCAGACAATAGTCGACAAGATCAAGGAACACTTTGAGAGGGACTGCAACATCTCCATGGAGGAGATCACCGAGCAGATTGACGATCTTGTCAATACAGTTGTTGATTTGGAGCTCATGGTTTCATCGCAGACCTCGCAGATTGACAGAATGCGCCGTGAAAACGATGAGCTGGAGAATTCCGTGAAGACCCTGGAGGAAGAGAAAGGCTTGAGCGAGATGGAAGAGAAGCTGAAGCAGGTGGAAGAGGAGCTGGTCAAGGTGCAGGCGCTTGAAAGCTCCTTCCACAAGGACGAGAGCACAGTACGTTCAAACTTCACCGAAGCGATAAACAGATTCAGTGATTTCGCAGATATGTTACAGGCGCCAGTTTGTGAGCACCAGGCTGGTTCTGGAGCACACATGTCAGCGGCGGCAACCGAGGAGGAAGCACCACCTACGGAGCCATCAGACAAGTCCTTTGCTGATGACATCAAGGAAGAAATTAAAGAAGTCGTCATGGCTGATCATTCAGACGTGCCGCCACAGGTTCCTGAACCCCAAGAGAACACCACCACTGAGGCAGCATCTggtgctgctgttgctgctgcaccgGTTGATCTGCCTAAAACAGAGGCCGCAGGAAGCACTGATGTGTCCGTAGATGGCACTAAAAGTGCAGACAATGGGCACGACAAGATCTCGCGGCCTGGTTCGTTGGCACGGCTTCGCCATATCTCCACGGACAACCTTGGAGAATCAGAGGAACAAGAAGAGAAGATGAAGCAGGAAGGTTCAGCTGTTGAGATGGCGAAGCTGCAGGAGCGGCTGATGGATGGTCTGGAGGACAAGGAGAAGGTCCTGCTATCTGAGTACACTTCGCTCCTGGAGGACTACAAGGACACCAAGAAGAAGCTGGTGGACGTGGAGAAGAAGAACCAGGACTGCCTCAACGAGATCAGGTCGCTACGCGAGCTCATCGGAGAGAAGGAGAGGAACTGCATAGTGGAAAGGGGCAGCAGAGGCCACAGGAGGACGCCCAGCTATGGCCATCAGAGGAGGCAGAGCCTCTCTTCCATCTCCAGGCTCATCAGGATGGGCTCAAGTGTCCAAGAAGGCAACAGCGAATCCAGTGATACCGCTAGTGATAGTGGGCTGGATGACCTGAGGCTGCCTTCGATCGCGGAGGTGGAGAACCCGTCGCCGCTGGAGGAGAAGTTCCGGAAGGACATCGACACGCTGCTGGAGGAGAACCTGGAGTTCTGGATGAAGTTCAGCTCGTCGCTGCAGCGGGTGCAGGAGTTCCAGAGCAGGTACGAGGACCTGCAGACCGCGAAGGCGGACGGCGGTGACGGCGAGAAGAAGCTCCGGGCGCTCAAGACGGAACTACAGGTGTGGTCGGAGCAGAACGCCATGCTGAGGGGCGAGCTGCAGTGCAGGTTCACGTCGCTGTGCGACATCCAGGAGGAGATCagcgcggcgctggagatggataccgacgcggcggaggaggccgaggagggcgcaCCGCGCTTCACCTCCTACAGCGCCGGCAAGTTCCAGGGCGAGGTGCTAAACATGCAGCAGGAGAACAACAGGGTCTCCGACGAGCTGCAGAGCGGCCTCGACCACGTGAAGACGCTC
- the LOC127346127 gene encoding fructose-bisphosphate aldolase-lysine N-methyltransferase, chloroplastic isoform X2 — translation MAAGARIGRCSPRRLPAGRRPTAAATPKQVEDERCSAGFLPWLRSKAGADISSVLRVGTSPLGRSLFASQPIQKGECMMEVPYNALLTEDKLPEEVCRVLGGVAGDATKTAVLLMMEQRLGDESGWAPYVSSLPSRGRMHNMMFWALNELHMVRNSSVCDETMVHREHLRKQFSVVKPALERFPHLFGEIKLEDFLHASALVSSRAWQTSRGVSLIPFADFLNHDGDSDSILVYDEQKDVSEVIADRNYAVGEQVMIRYGKYSNATLALNFGFTLSRNIYDQALVWIDMPEQDPLYKKKIDIWQKHQTPKSEHICSPGCTKTSFAIKEVKYSGDKAIGVPQILRAFVRVFYATSTEELEEMAMEAAENDGRLARRPLKHAEREVHAHRKLLFHVDNMIQGHSTAIEQLEIVDGTASRNMHPFRKEMAKDILAGELQVLQSAHAWAANYCETVNMS, via the exons ATGGCAGCGGGAGCTCGAATCGGGCGATGCAGCCCGCGCCGCCTCCCCGCCGGCCGCcggcccaccgccgccgccacacccAAG CAGGTGGAGGACGAGCGCTGCAGCGCCGGTTTCTTGCCGTGGCTGCGGAGCAAGGCGGGGGCCGACATCTCCTCGGTGCTGCGCGTCGGAACCTCGCCCCTCGGAAG GTCCCTGTTCGCTTCGCAGCCCATACAGAAGGGGGAATGTATGATGGAAGTGCCTTACAATGCT CTGCTTACTGAAGACAAGCTCCCCGAGGAGGTCTGCAGGGTACtcggcggtgttgccggcgacgcAACCAAGACTGCGGTGCTCCTCATGATGGAGCAGCGCCTCGGAGAT GAATCAGGATGGGCGCCGTATGTTAGTTCCCTTCCAAGCAGAGGTCGGATGCATAACATG ATGTTCTGGGCTCTGAATGAACTTCATATGGTTCGAAATAGCTCAGTTTGTGATGAAACCATGGTACACAGGGAACATCTTAGGAAGCAGTTTTCAGTCGTCAAACCA GCTCTTGAACGTTTTCCACATTTATTTGGAGAAATCAAGTTGGAGGATTTCTTGCATGCTTCTGCATTGG TTTCATCTCGAGCTTGGCAGACTTCGAGAGGTGTATCGCTG ATTCCATTTGCAGATTTCCTTAACCATGATGGTGATTCTGATTCTATATTAGTATACGACGAACAGAAAGATGTTTCAGAG GTCATTGCAGACAGGAACTATGCTGTCGGTGAACAG GTTATGATAAGATATGGGAAATACTCGAATGCCACACTAGCACTTAACTTCGGATTTACACTTTCTAGAAACATATACGACCAG GCACTTGTTTGGATAGATATGCCAGAACAGGATCCACTCTACAAAAAGAAGATTGACATATGGCAAAAGCATCAGACTCCAAAATCTGAACACATATGCAGCCCTGGCTGCActaaaacttcttttgccataaa GGAAGTCAAATACTCTGGAGACAAAGCGATTGGGGTTCCCCAGATCCTGCGTGCATTTGTCCGGGTTTTCTATGCCACCTCAACTGAAG AATTGGAGGAGATGGCCATGGAGGCTGCTGAAAATGATGGTCGGCTTGCGAGGCGTCCTTTGAAGCATGCAGAGAGAGAAGTCCATGCTCACCGCAAGTTGCTTTTCCACGTTGACAACATGATTCAAGGTCATTCTACGGCTATTGAG caacttgaaatTGTTGATGGCACTGCATCCAGGAACATGCATCCATTCAGAAAAGAGATGGCTAAAGATATACTTGCTGGCGAGCTACAGGTTTTGCAAAGCGCTCATGCATGGGCTGCAAACTATTGTGAAACTGTGAACATGTCATGA
- the LOC127346127 gene encoding fructose-bisphosphate aldolase-lysine N-methyltransferase, chloroplastic isoform X1: MAAGARIGRCSPRRLPAGRRPTAAATPKVSSPSTTGFHHKSPQQVEDERCSAGFLPWLRSKAGADISSVLRVGTSPLGRSLFASQPIQKGECMMEVPYNALLTEDKLPEEVCRVLGGVAGDATKTAVLLMMEQRLGDESGWAPYVSSLPSRGRMHNMMFWALNELHMVRNSSVCDETMVHREHLRKQFSVVKPALERFPHLFGEIKLEDFLHASALVSSRAWQTSRGVSLIPFADFLNHDGDSDSILVYDEQKDVSEVIADRNYAVGEQVMIRYGKYSNATLALNFGFTLSRNIYDQALVWIDMPEQDPLYKKKIDIWQKHQTPKSEHICSPGCTKTSFAIKEVKYSGDKAIGVPQILRAFVRVFYATSTEELEEMAMEAAENDGRLARRPLKHAEREVHAHRKLLFHVDNMIQGHSTAIEQLEIVDGTASRNMHPFRKEMAKDILAGELQVLQSAHAWAANYCETVNMS; the protein is encoded by the exons ATGGCAGCGGGAGCTCGAATCGGGCGATGCAGCCCGCGCCGCCTCCCCGCCGGCCGCcggcccaccgccgccgccacacccAAGGTAAGCAGCCCATCTACGACAGGGTTCCACCACAAATCCCCACAGCAGGTGGAGGACGAGCGCTGCAGCGCCGGTTTCTTGCCGTGGCTGCGGAGCAAGGCGGGGGCCGACATCTCCTCGGTGCTGCGCGTCGGAACCTCGCCCCTCGGAAG GTCCCTGTTCGCTTCGCAGCCCATACAGAAGGGGGAATGTATGATGGAAGTGCCTTACAATGCT CTGCTTACTGAAGACAAGCTCCCCGAGGAGGTCTGCAGGGTACtcggcggtgttgccggcgacgcAACCAAGACTGCGGTGCTCCTCATGATGGAGCAGCGCCTCGGAGAT GAATCAGGATGGGCGCCGTATGTTAGTTCCCTTCCAAGCAGAGGTCGGATGCATAACATG ATGTTCTGGGCTCTGAATGAACTTCATATGGTTCGAAATAGCTCAGTTTGTGATGAAACCATGGTACACAGGGAACATCTTAGGAAGCAGTTTTCAGTCGTCAAACCA GCTCTTGAACGTTTTCCACATTTATTTGGAGAAATCAAGTTGGAGGATTTCTTGCATGCTTCTGCATTGG TTTCATCTCGAGCTTGGCAGACTTCGAGAGGTGTATCGCTG ATTCCATTTGCAGATTTCCTTAACCATGATGGTGATTCTGATTCTATATTAGTATACGACGAACAGAAAGATGTTTCAGAG GTCATTGCAGACAGGAACTATGCTGTCGGTGAACAG GTTATGATAAGATATGGGAAATACTCGAATGCCACACTAGCACTTAACTTCGGATTTACACTTTCTAGAAACATATACGACCAG GCACTTGTTTGGATAGATATGCCAGAACAGGATCCACTCTACAAAAAGAAGATTGACATATGGCAAAAGCATCAGACTCCAAAATCTGAACACATATGCAGCCCTGGCTGCActaaaacttcttttgccataaa GGAAGTCAAATACTCTGGAGACAAAGCGATTGGGGTTCCCCAGATCCTGCGTGCATTTGTCCGGGTTTTCTATGCCACCTCAACTGAAG AATTGGAGGAGATGGCCATGGAGGCTGCTGAAAATGATGGTCGGCTTGCGAGGCGTCCTTTGAAGCATGCAGAGAGAGAAGTCCATGCTCACCGCAAGTTGCTTTTCCACGTTGACAACATGATTCAAGGTCATTCTACGGCTATTGAG caacttgaaatTGTTGATGGCACTGCATCCAGGAACATGCATCCATTCAGAAAAGAGATGGCTAAAGATATACTTGCTGGCGAGCTACAGGTTTTGCAAAGCGCTCATGCATGGGCTGCAAACTATTGTGAAACTGTGAACATGTCATGA
- the LOC127346127 gene encoding fructose-bisphosphate aldolase-lysine N-methyltransferase, chloroplastic isoform X3 produces MAAGARIGRCSPRRLPAGRRPTAAATPKVSSPSTTGFHHKSPQQVEDERCSAGFLPWLRSKAGADISSVLRVGTSPLGRSLFASQPIQKGECMMEVPYNALLTEDKLPEEVCRVLGGVAGDATKTAVLLMMEQRLGDESGWAPYVSSLPSRGRMHNMMFWALNELHMVRNSSVCDETMVHREHLRKQFSVVKPALERFPHLFGEIKLEDFLHASALVSSRAWQTSRGVSLIPFADFLNHDGDSDSILVYDEQKDVSEVIADRNYAVGEQALVWIDMPEQDPLYKKKIDIWQKHQTPKSEHICSPGCTKTSFAIKEVKYSGDKAIGVPQILRAFVRVFYATSTEELEEMAMEAAENDGRLARRPLKHAEREVHAHRKLLFHVDNMIQGHSTAIEQLEIVDGTASRNMHPFRKEMAKDILAGELQVLQSAHAWAANYCETVNMS; encoded by the exons ATGGCAGCGGGAGCTCGAATCGGGCGATGCAGCCCGCGCCGCCTCCCCGCCGGCCGCcggcccaccgccgccgccacacccAAGGTAAGCAGCCCATCTACGACAGGGTTCCACCACAAATCCCCACAGCAGGTGGAGGACGAGCGCTGCAGCGCCGGTTTCTTGCCGTGGCTGCGGAGCAAGGCGGGGGCCGACATCTCCTCGGTGCTGCGCGTCGGAACCTCGCCCCTCGGAAG GTCCCTGTTCGCTTCGCAGCCCATACAGAAGGGGGAATGTATGATGGAAGTGCCTTACAATGCT CTGCTTACTGAAGACAAGCTCCCCGAGGAGGTCTGCAGGGTACtcggcggtgttgccggcgacgcAACCAAGACTGCGGTGCTCCTCATGATGGAGCAGCGCCTCGGAGAT GAATCAGGATGGGCGCCGTATGTTAGTTCCCTTCCAAGCAGAGGTCGGATGCATAACATG ATGTTCTGGGCTCTGAATGAACTTCATATGGTTCGAAATAGCTCAGTTTGTGATGAAACCATGGTACACAGGGAACATCTTAGGAAGCAGTTTTCAGTCGTCAAACCA GCTCTTGAACGTTTTCCACATTTATTTGGAGAAATCAAGTTGGAGGATTTCTTGCATGCTTCTGCATTGG TTTCATCTCGAGCTTGGCAGACTTCGAGAGGTGTATCGCTG ATTCCATTTGCAGATTTCCTTAACCATGATGGTGATTCTGATTCTATATTAGTATACGACGAACAGAAAGATGTTTCAGAG GTCATTGCAGACAGGAACTATGCTGTCGGTGAACAG GCACTTGTTTGGATAGATATGCCAGAACAGGATCCACTCTACAAAAAGAAGATTGACATATGGCAAAAGCATCAGACTCCAAAATCTGAACACATATGCAGCCCTGGCTGCActaaaacttcttttgccataaa GGAAGTCAAATACTCTGGAGACAAAGCGATTGGGGTTCCCCAGATCCTGCGTGCATTTGTCCGGGTTTTCTATGCCACCTCAACTGAAG AATTGGAGGAGATGGCCATGGAGGCTGCTGAAAATGATGGTCGGCTTGCGAGGCGTCCTTTGAAGCATGCAGAGAGAGAAGTCCATGCTCACCGCAAGTTGCTTTTCCACGTTGACAACATGATTCAAGGTCATTCTACGGCTATTGAG caacttgaaatTGTTGATGGCACTGCATCCAGGAACATGCATCCATTCAGAAAAGAGATGGCTAAAGATATACTTGCTGGCGAGCTACAGGTTTTGCAAAGCGCTCATGCATGGGCTGCAAACTATTGTGAAACTGTGAACATGTCATGA